A genomic window from Pelagicoccus albus includes:
- a CDS encoding intermembrane transport protein PqiB, giving the protein MTEPHSNSKSSLLIWVVPLVALLVGGYMIVKDLQEQGPTITIVFEEGSGLEAGKTVLRYKGLAVGTVESVALTGDLSKVEATLQLQKSAKGLAREGSKFWILRPEIGLEGITGLDTLISGPTIQVLPGVGPNRKHFTALDRAPLKGSEVGYTYLLSVDQLGSLKVGSPVLYRQFKVGEVVATSLAPDATGIQIKIQINSPYDKLVRTDSIFWNASGIALKVGLLGAKIQTDSLQSVLAGGIMFATPEGKEGLSPLASENTEFILQPEFDEEWLEWQPSIELDL; this is encoded by the coding sequence ATGACAGAACCCCATTCCAACTCCAAGTCATCGCTACTCATCTGGGTAGTGCCTCTCGTCGCCCTTCTGGTCGGTGGATACATGATCGTAAAGGATCTACAAGAGCAGGGTCCTACCATAACCATAGTCTTTGAGGAGGGATCTGGTCTGGAAGCAGGAAAGACAGTCCTTCGCTACAAGGGACTCGCGGTAGGCACCGTGGAATCCGTGGCCTTGACGGGGGATCTATCAAAAGTGGAAGCCACCCTGCAGTTGCAGAAATCAGCGAAAGGACTGGCTCGGGAGGGTTCCAAATTTTGGATACTCCGTCCGGAAATCGGACTGGAGGGGATCACAGGGTTAGACACCTTGATTAGTGGCCCTACGATTCAGGTCTTGCCAGGCGTAGGACCCAACCGAAAACACTTTACGGCCTTAGATCGAGCCCCACTCAAAGGAAGCGAAGTCGGCTACACTTACCTCCTCTCTGTAGACCAACTGGGCTCCCTGAAAGTCGGCTCACCCGTTCTATACCGCCAATTCAAGGTAGGCGAAGTGGTTGCCACCTCATTAGCTCCAGACGCGACCGGCATTCAGATCAAAATACAAATAAACTCTCCTTACGACAAACTGGTCCGGACCGACTCTATATTTTGGAACGCAAGCGGGATAGCTCTTAAAGTGGGACTTCTGGGAGCAAAGATCCAAACCGATTCCCTACAATCGGTATTGGCCGGAGGCATTATGTTCGCCACCCCAGAAGGGAAGGAAGGCCTATCCCCCCTCGCCTCTGAGAACACGGAATTCATACTCCAACCCGAATTCGACGAGGAATGGCTAGAGTGGCAACCAAGCATCGAGCTGGATTTGTAA